The following are encoded together in the Pseudomonas sp. IB20 genome:
- the glmS gene encoding glutamine--fructose-6-phosphate transaminase (isomerizing): MCGIVGAVAERNVTAILLEGLKRLEYRGYDSAGVAVFTNAGKLERMRRPGKVSELEQALLGEPLVGRLGIAHTRWATHGAPCERNAHPHFSGDLAVVHNGIIENHEVLREQLKGLGYVFTSDTDTEVIAHLLNHKLKDLGDLTVALKATVKELHGAYGLAVVSASQPDRVVAARSGSPLVIGLGLGENFLASDQLALRQVTDRFMYLEEGDIADIRRESVAIWDVNGNSVEREAVQYRDGAEAADKGEFRHFMLKEIHEQPSVVQRTLEGRLSQNQVLVNAFGPQAAELFAKVRNVQIVACGTSYHAGMVARYWLEELAGIPCQVEVASEFRYRKVVVQPDTLFVTISQSGETADTLAALRNAKELGFLASLAICNVSISSLVRESDLTLLTQAGREIGVASTKAFTTQLVGLLLLTLSLGQVRGTLAEGVEATLVEELRRLPTRLGEALAMDSTVEKVAELFADKNHTLFLGRGAQYPVAMEGSLKLKEISYIHAEAYPAGELKHGPLALVDDDMPVVTVAPNNELLEKLKSNLQEVRARGGQLIVFADEKAGMTNGEGTHVINMPHIHDTLSPILYTIPLQLLSYYVAVLKGTDVDQPRNLAKSVTVE; this comes from the coding sequence ATGTGTGGAATTGTAGGCGCAGTCGCTGAACGCAACGTCACCGCCATCCTGCTTGAAGGCCTCAAGCGCCTCGAATACCGCGGCTACGACAGCGCCGGTGTGGCCGTCTTCACCAATGCCGGCAAGCTTGAGCGCATGCGCCGCCCGGGCAAGGTCAGTGAGCTGGAGCAAGCGCTGCTCGGCGAGCCGCTGGTCGGCCGCCTCGGCATCGCCCACACCCGCTGGGCCACCCACGGTGCGCCGTGCGAGCGCAACGCCCACCCGCATTTCTCCGGGGACCTGGCGGTGGTGCACAACGGCATCATCGAAAACCACGAAGTGTTGCGCGAGCAGCTCAAAGGCCTGGGCTACGTGTTCACCTCGGACACCGACACCGAAGTCATCGCCCACCTGCTGAATCACAAGCTCAAAGACCTCGGCGACCTGACCGTCGCCCTCAAAGCCACCGTCAAGGAACTGCATGGCGCCTACGGCCTGGCCGTGGTCAGCGCCAGCCAACCTGACCGCGTGGTTGCCGCGCGCAGTGGCAGCCCGTTGGTGATCGGCCTGGGCCTGGGGGAAAACTTCCTCGCCTCCGACCAACTGGCGCTGCGCCAGGTCACCGACCGCTTCATGTACCTGGAAGAAGGCGACATCGCCGACATTCGCCGCGAAAGCGTGGCGATCTGGGACGTTAACGGTAACTCCGTAGAGCGCGAAGCCGTGCAATACCGCGACGGTGCCGAAGCCGCTGACAAAGGCGAGTTCCGCCACTTCATGCTCAAGGAAATCCACGAGCAACCGTCCGTGGTGCAACGCACCCTGGAAGGCCGCCTGAGCCAGAACCAAGTGCTGGTCAACGCCTTCGGCCCGCAAGCCGCCGAGCTGTTCGCCAAAGTGCGCAATGTGCAGATCGTCGCCTGCGGCACCAGCTACCACGCCGGCATGGTTGCGCGTTACTGGCTGGAAGAACTGGCCGGCATCCCGTGCCAGGTCGAAGTCGCCAGCGAATTCCGCTACCGCAAAGTGGTGGTGCAGCCCGACACCCTGTTCGTGACCATCTCCCAGTCCGGCGAAACCGCCGACACCCTGGCTGCGCTGCGCAACGCTAAAGAGTTGGGCTTCCTCGCCAGCCTGGCGATCTGCAACGTCAGTATCAGCTCCCTGGTGCGCGAATCCGACCTGACCCTGCTAACCCAAGCCGGTCGCGAAATTGGCGTAGCCTCCACCAAAGCCTTCACCACCCAACTGGTTGGCTTGTTGTTGCTGACCCTGTCCCTGGGCCAGGTGCGCGGCACCCTCGCCGAAGGTGTTGAAGCCACGCTGGTGGAAGAACTGCGCCGCCTGCCGACCCGCCTGGGCGAAGCCCTGGCCATGGACAGCACCGTGGAAAAAGTCGCCGAACTGTTCGCCGACAAAAACCACACCCTGTTCCTCGGCCGTGGCGCGCAATACCCAGTCGCGATGGAGGGCTCGCTGAAACTCAAGGAAATCTCGTACATCCACGCCGAAGCCTACCCAGCCGGTGAACTGAAACACGGCCCACTGGCCCTGGTGGATGACGACATGCCTGTGGTCACCGTCGCGCCAAACAACGAACTGCTGGAAAAGCTCAAATCCAACCTGCAGGAAGTGCGCGCCCGTGGCGGCCAACTGATCGTGTTCGCCGACGAAAAAGCCGGCATGACCAATGGCGAAGGTACCCACGTCATCAACATGCCGCACATCCACGACACCCTGTCGCCGATCCTCTACACCATCCCGCT